The following are from one region of the Paenibacillus protaetiae genome:
- a CDS encoding transglycosylase domain-containing protein, whose amino-acid sequence MQEDRKPSPPRKGKWRTFGIVSLITVKWLVYFAIFIALLVGGALTGYVAALVKDEPVRPRALIEEKVNENSITGFVYFNDGSLVGQLRTEEDRLPITYEDLPQNVINAVVATEDNNFFEHHGVDISGLGRAVKQKLLNEDTQTGGSTLTQQLARRVFLSLDKTDSRKVKEIFLALRMERYLTKPEILTAYLNKVPFGNGSTGYNLYGIKAAAKGIFNIDDLKSLNIAQAAYLAGLPQRPSAYTAFTSKGEFNEDGFKLAVERQGTVLTRMLETGRITQAEYDEAKAFDLRSSLAKPAKKAYTTYPYLMLESEREAAQILLLQQNKTLTQADLSKPENATLLEESREQLLHAGYHIYTTIDPAVYQIMQGISSNPDNFSPDSKTKGMEQTAAVMIDHKTGAILGMIEGRDFYEEQMNFATQMTRQPGSAMKVLAAYLPAIDKGMIQPASILDDSPMVLKDGQKGFHIPKNSNDNYRGLVTARDALNRSLNLPALKIFNDKVTIKNAWDFVRNLGITTLQPEDEYAQTGVIGGLSKGVTVEEMTNAYGSIPNNGVFNDAYMIDHITDADGNIVYQHQAAPKKVFSEQTAFLMTDMLRTVVSSSAGTAHSLVSDFKNYKKIPIAGKTGTTQSYGDVWFMGFTPDITLGVWAGYEKQAYSLSDSGKKRARSIWADIMNEVTSKKPDLFPTKEFSQPSGIVKATVSSASGLLPSQLAKDSGMLVTDWFNKPFIPTKTDESLVNMQIVTYNGVNYIPNPATPADMTQQKLLIKREKPLDELMDEIQAAQDKLPASSRRNMSYYLPMDADKSAPSKQDPRTDDGQPPAAPTNVAINASGGNVTISFAASTSEDVVGYRVYETTDGVSFQQAGNSILAGNPYETTISLSGMQAAAFYVKAVDVAGHESSPSTTVQYGGILTPPTMPPAGDGNGEDSPETTPGGNNHSGTDMTAPDAPSGLHATNSGSSYHVTWNANAAGESVIEYNVYFKGKDGDFKLISSVSDPSVDIQAPMGGSVYVTAKNLWGESSPSKSINLQ is encoded by the coding sequence ATGCAGGAAGATCGCAAGCCATCGCCGCCTCGTAAAGGCAAATGGCGAACGTTCGGAATCGTTTCTCTCATTACAGTCAAGTGGCTGGTCTATTTCGCAATTTTTATCGCTTTATTAGTCGGAGGTGCTTTAACCGGATATGTAGCAGCCCTCGTCAAAGATGAACCGGTAAGACCAAGAGCCTTAATTGAAGAAAAAGTAAATGAAAACTCGATAACAGGCTTTGTGTATTTTAATGACGGCTCGCTTGTCGGCCAGCTTCGAACCGAAGAGGACAGGCTTCCGATCACCTATGAGGACTTGCCGCAAAATGTAATTAATGCCGTTGTTGCAACCGAAGACAACAATTTCTTCGAGCATCATGGCGTTGATATCAGCGGTCTTGGACGGGCTGTGAAACAAAAGCTCTTGAATGAAGATACGCAAACCGGCGGCAGCACCCTTACTCAGCAGCTGGCGCGCCGCGTATTTTTAAGTCTGGATAAAACCGATTCCCGCAAAGTAAAAGAAATTTTTCTCGCTTTGCGCATGGAGCGTTATTTGACGAAGCCGGAAATATTAACCGCTTATCTGAATAAAGTTCCGTTTGGCAACGGCTCTACAGGTTATAACCTTTACGGCATTAAAGCCGCAGCAAAGGGCATTTTTAATATCGACGACTTGAAGTCGTTAAATATTGCGCAAGCAGCTTATTTGGCGGGGCTGCCGCAGCGCCCTTCCGCTTACACCGCTTTTACAAGCAAAGGCGAATTTAACGAGGACGGATTTAAGCTTGCCGTTGAACGCCAAGGTACAGTTCTGACCCGCATGCTGGAGACCGGAAGAATTACGCAGGCCGAATATGATGAGGCCAAAGCGTTTGACCTCCGCTCGTCGCTGGCCAAGCCTGCGAAAAAAGCGTACACCACGTACCCTTACCTGATGCTGGAGTCCGAACGCGAAGCTGCTCAAATTTTGTTGCTTCAGCAAAACAAAACGCTTACGCAAGCTGATCTGAGCAAACCGGAGAACGCAACACTGCTGGAGGAATCCCGAGAGCAGCTGCTGCATGCCGGTTATCATATTTACACAACAATCGACCCGGCGGTATATCAAATTATGCAGGGCATCTCGTCCAACCCGGATAACTTCTCGCCCGACAGTAAAACCAAAGGGATGGAGCAAACGGCTGCCGTTATGATCGACCATAAAACCGGCGCTATTCTGGGCATGATTGAAGGACGAGACTTCTATGAAGAGCAAATGAACTTTGCGACTCAAATGACAAGGCAGCCGGGCTCGGCCATGAAAGTGCTCGCCGCTTATTTGCCTGCGATTGATAAAGGCATGATTCAGCCGGCCAGCATTTTGGACGACTCGCCGATGGTGCTGAAGGACGGGCAAAAAGGATTCCATATCCCGAAAAACTCGAACGATAACTACCGGGGCCTCGTAACAGCACGCGATGCGCTTAACCGGTCGCTGAACCTGCCGGCGCTAAAAATTTTCAACGATAAAGTAACCATCAAAAACGCATGGGATTTTGTCCGTAATCTGGGCATCACAACCTTGCAGCCTGAAGATGAATATGCTCAAACCGGCGTAATCGGGGGCTTGAGCAAAGGCGTTACCGTTGAAGAGATGACCAATGCCTACGGTTCCATTCCGAATAACGGCGTCTTTAACGATGCATATATGATTGACCATATTACGGATGCCGACGGCAATATCGTTTATCAGCATCAAGCGGCGCCGAAGAAAGTGTTCTCCGAGCAAACCGCATTCCTGATGACGGACATGCTTCGTACCGTTGTCTCCAGCTCGGCTGGCACGGCACATTCGCTTGTAAGCGACTTTAAAAATTATAAAAAGATTCCGATTGCCGGCAAAACAGGAACAACCCAAAGCTATGGCGACGTCTGGTTTATGGGCTTCACGCCGGACATTACGCTTGGCGTTTGGGCCGGCTACGAGAAACAAGCTTACTCGCTGTCCGACAGCGGCAAAAAACGCGCCCGTTCCATTTGGGCGGATATTATGAATGAAGTAACCAGCAAGAAACCGGATTTGTTCCCGACCAAGGAGTTCAGTCAGCCTTCCGGTATTGTGAAAGCGACTGTTTCGAGCGCCAGCGGGCTTCTTCCAAGCCAGCTTGCCAAAGATTCCGGCATGCTCGTAACGGATTGGTTCAACAAGCCATTTATACCGACCAAAACGGATGAATCGTTAGTTAACATGCAAATTGTAACGTATAACGGCGTGAACTATATTCCAAATCCGGCGACGCCTGCCGACATGACGCAGCAAAAGCTGCTCATTAAACGTGAGAAGCCGCTGGATGAGCTGATGGATGAAATTCAAGCCGCTCAAGACAAGCTGCCGGCAAGCAGCCGCCGCAACATGTCCTATTACTTGCCGATGGACGCAGACAAATCAGCGCCTTCCAAGCAGGACCCAAGAACGGACGACGGTCAGCCTCCTGCAGCGCCAACCAATGTAGCAATTAACGCCAGCGGCGGCAACGTGACCATTAGTTTTGCAGCCAGCACATCCGAGGATGTTGTAGGTTACCGGGTTTATGAAACGACGGACGGCGTAAGCTTCCAGCAGGCCGGCAATTCGATTCTTGCAGGCAATCCTTACGAGACCACGATCTCATTAAGCGGAATGCAAGCAGCCGCTTTCTATGTCAAAGCAGTGGATGTGGCTGGCCATGAATCGTCACCAAGCACGACCGTGCAATACGGCGGTATTTTAACTCCGCCAACGATGCCTCCTGCGGGAGACGGCAACGGTGAAGACAGCCCTGAGACTACTCCTGGCGGTAATAACCATTCCGGCACGGATATGACGGCGCCTGACGCCCCATCCGGGCTGCATGCAACAAACAGCGGATCCAGCTACCATGTGACCTGGAATGCGAATGCCGCCGGAGAATCGGTCATTGAATACAATGTTTATTTCAAAGGGAAAGACGGCGACTTTAAGCTGATCTCGTCCGTATCGGACCCTTCGGTGGATATCCAAGCTCCAATGGGCGGTTCCGTATATGTAACAGCCAAAAACTTATGGGGAGAGTCCTCCCCTTCCAAATCCATTAACCTTCAATAA
- the cax gene encoding calcium/proton exchanger, producing the protein MKGKLFYLGLIVMFVLSAVGHFAHWDMTVQFILSAIAVIFVAGFLGKATESVAHYAGDRVGGFLNATFGNAAELIIAFFLIKEGLFETVKASITGSIIGNLLLVLGLSLFSGGLKFKEQSFNARLGEHNSTLMIMAVIALFVPAVFVGAEHFTVKKDQTLSLIVAGILIVSYLLWLVFSMITHKDMLADKEMKPDHEEEPLWSKGKSVLFLVVATVMVAFVSEWLVHTLDTFTHKFGLSELFVGAFVVAIVGNAAEHSAAVLLALKNKIGGAVEIAIGSSLQIALFVAPVLIFVSAFMGNTMDIVFTPIELTALGVSVFIASSVSRDGRTNWYEGFLLLMVYLILGVAFFLV; encoded by the coding sequence GTGAAAGGAAAATTGTTTTACCTCGGCTTGATCGTCATGTTTGTACTAAGTGCCGTAGGCCATTTTGCACATTGGGATATGACCGTGCAGTTTATTTTGTCGGCTATTGCCGTCATCTTCGTTGCCGGTTTCCTGGGCAAAGCGACGGAAAGCGTCGCCCATTATGCCGGAGACCGCGTCGGCGGCTTTTTGAATGCAACATTCGGCAACGCAGCCGAGCTGATCATCGCCTTTTTCCTGATCAAGGAAGGGCTATTTGAAACCGTCAAAGCGAGCATTACCGGTTCCATTATCGGCAACCTGCTGCTCGTGCTGGGGCTCAGCTTATTCAGCGGCGGTCTCAAGTTCAAGGAACAATCGTTTAACGCAAGGCTTGGCGAACATAACTCCACGCTGATGATTATGGCGGTCATCGCATTGTTTGTACCCGCTGTATTTGTAGGAGCCGAGCACTTCACCGTCAAGAAGGATCAAACTTTGAGCCTCATTGTTGCCGGTATTCTGATTGTCTCGTATTTGCTCTGGCTTGTTTTCTCCATGATTACGCATAAGGATATGCTGGCCGACAAGGAAATGAAGCCGGACCACGAAGAAGAGCCGTTATGGTCAAAGGGCAAATCGGTTTTATTCCTGGTTGTGGCGACTGTAATGGTCGCTTTCGTCAGCGAATGGCTGGTACATACGCTGGATACGTTTACGCATAAATTCGGGTTATCCGAGCTGTTTGTCGGGGCGTTTGTTGTAGCGATCGTCGGCAATGCGGCGGAACACAGCGCGGCAGTTTTGCTGGCGTTAAAAAACAAAATCGGCGGCGCAGTCGAAATTGCGATCGGAAGCAGCCTGCAAATCGCTTTGTTTGTTGCTCCGGTGCTTATATTCGTCAGCGCGTTTATGGGCAACACGATGGACATCGTCTTCACCCCTATCGAGCTTACGGCGCTTGGCGTATCCGTCTTTATCGCTTCATCCGTATCACGGGACGGCCGAACGAACTGGTATGAAGGTTTCCTGCTGCTGATGGTGTACCTTATCCTGGGCGTTGCCTTTTTCCTCGTATAG
- the rpsD gene encoding 30S ribosomal protein S4, with protein sequence MARYTGPKFKLSRRLGISLSGTGKELAKRPFPPGQHGPNQRRKLSGYGVQLQEKQKLRLMYGLGEKQFRNLFDKATKLKGISGENFMILLESRLDNLVFRLGLANSRAGARQLVSHGHVTVNGKKVDIASYTVSVGDVIGLRERSRGLKSIKEAREGLHHLPNYLEFNDTSMEGKFVRLPERAELSQEIDEKQIVEFYSR encoded by the coding sequence ATGGCACGTTATACCGGACCTAAATTTAAACTGAGCCGCCGCCTTGGCATTTCCCTGAGCGGTACTGGCAAAGAACTTGCAAAACGCCCATTCCCTCCAGGCCAACATGGCCCTAACCAACGCAGAAAGCTGAGCGGTTATGGCGTTCAATTGCAAGAAAAACAAAAACTTCGCCTGATGTACGGCTTGGGCGAAAAACAATTCCGCAACCTGTTTGACAAAGCTACGAAACTGAAAGGTATCTCCGGCGAAAACTTCATGATCTTGCTTGAAAGCCGTCTGGACAACCTTGTGTTCCGTCTTGGCCTTGCAAACTCCCGCGCCGGTGCTCGCCAATTGGTATCGCACGGTCACGTTACGGTAAACGGCAAAAAAGTAGACATCGCTTCTTACACGGTTTCCGTAGGCGACGTAATCGGCCTGCGTGAACGCAGCCGCGGTCTGAAATCGATCAAGGAAGCTCGTGAAGGCTTGCATCACCTTCCGAACTACCTCGAGTTCAACGACACGTCGATGGAAGGCAAATTCGTTCGCCTGCCAGAACGTGCTGAGCTGTCGCAAGAGATCGACGAAAAACAAATCGTCGAGTTCTACAGCCGTTAA
- a CDS encoding HPr family phosphocarrier protein, protein MSNNAAIVEISQAASQFRSSIVLQADNKYIDVKSILGLFTTLVGGHAYELHVHGPDAEEAKAKMSEVFAKHNLNVTIISE, encoded by the coding sequence ATGTCCAACAATGCAGCTATTGTAGAAATTTCTCAGGCGGCTAGCCAATTCCGCTCTTCCATCGTTTTGCAAGCCGACAATAAATATATCGATGTTAAAAGCATTCTCGGACTGTTCACGACATTGGTGGGAGGCCATGCATACGAACTTCATGTACATGGACCGGACGCTGAAGAAGCTAAAGCAAAGATGAGCGAAGTATTCGCTAAACATAACTTGAACGTTACGATTATTTCGGAGTAA
- a CDS encoding sensor domain-containing diguanylate cyclase encodes MKSGRRENGPSASGPVQDEKFARLWETDKPAARSLLAESYKEWVNEAAELPLFQHVTIMLLDPSGELSGWNGSSSAADIATRSIRTMRGQFNHDEPGQIHLINAHGLDAAVIEIKLPASEPASIYWIAATESGGLPDGQVVQLGAKWWRSCFYRLLDRLHIRELEAELQQTVQKASANETLHLAAKRLYDQFEVSAVLTELLASLAAFYPRAEVLLFLSQDYRHEDPRVKPLMFKNTTHDLVAKAFLEGRRVMERRPDGSVDIALPMSGKQANYGVLCAAFAPDEWDEAHMASFMLLADSGGTAFENARLYEQSNVMIDELRLINELAKQLNQSLKLSKIFNYVTTELLRIFNADYCCVLQLDKRQGRFTVMSSNIPAMSEFNFLPDYGFSGIVCRTKEPIIISDYWQTRVVDSALMDQTGARSLIASPILIENEVAGVVMTMHNDPNYFSYDNYKLLQVISTHIGLAVTNASLHAEVRRMVITDTLTGLHARHYLNEQIQSRQRKDTLGSLILVDIDYFKQVNDTFGHQVGDRILVQVSEIIKASIRQGDIAARWAGKSWPSTCRASRRIRLTALRNGFGPVFKKRRCRKYRYLAAYRSGRSNMRRLASNLCFTGRTWPYMKPNIKGKTKSAFVRDDQASRSLRCPLRPQTLLLQRFFIRY; translated from the coding sequence ATGAAGAGCGGTAGAAGAGAAAACGGACCGTCTGCCTCCGGTCCGGTGCAGGATGAGAAGTTCGCGCGCCTATGGGAAACGGACAAGCCGGCGGCGCGCTCGTTGCTCGCGGAAAGTTATAAAGAATGGGTAAATGAAGCGGCGGAACTGCCGCTGTTTCAGCATGTTACAATTATGCTTCTCGACCCGTCCGGCGAGCTGAGCGGATGGAACGGCTCTTCTTCGGCGGCAGATATAGCAACCCGGTCTATCCGGACAATGAGGGGCCAGTTCAATCACGATGAGCCGGGACAGATTCATCTTATAAATGCGCACGGATTGGACGCGGCTGTTATCGAAATCAAGCTGCCGGCCTCCGAACCTGCGTCCATCTATTGGATTGCAGCCACCGAATCCGGCGGGCTGCCGGACGGCCAGGTTGTTCAGCTTGGAGCTAAGTGGTGGCGCAGCTGCTTTTACCGGCTGCTGGACCGGCTGCATATTCGCGAACTGGAAGCGGAGCTGCAGCAGACCGTTCAAAAAGCGTCAGCCAACGAAACGTTGCACCTGGCTGCCAAGCGGCTGTACGATCAGTTCGAAGTATCGGCCGTTTTGACGGAGCTGCTTGCCAGCCTGGCAGCTTTTTACCCCCGCGCCGAGGTGCTGCTGTTTTTATCCCAGGATTACCGGCATGAAGACCCGCGTGTCAAACCTTTAATGTTCAAAAATACAACCCATGATCTGGTTGCCAAAGCTTTTCTCGAAGGACGCCGCGTAATGGAGCGCCGGCCGGACGGCTCCGTAGATATCGCTCTGCCAATGTCGGGCAAGCAGGCCAATTATGGCGTCTTGTGCGCTGCTTTTGCTCCTGATGAATGGGATGAAGCCCATATGGCTTCCTTTATGCTGCTGGCGGATTCGGGCGGAACGGCTTTCGAGAATGCAAGGCTGTATGAGCAGTCCAATGTGATGATCGACGAGCTCCGTTTAATTAACGAGCTGGCGAAGCAGCTCAACCAGTCGTTGAAGCTGAGCAAAATTTTTAATTATGTCACAACGGAGCTGCTTCGAATTTTTAATGCGGATTATTGTTGTGTTCTCCAGCTCGACAAACGGCAGGGCCGTTTTACGGTAATGAGCAGCAACATCCCGGCTATGAGCGAATTCAACTTTTTGCCGGACTACGGCTTTAGCGGCATCGTCTGCCGAACGAAGGAACCGATCATTATTTCAGACTACTGGCAAACGCGAGTGGTGGATTCTGCGCTGATGGATCAGACGGGTGCGCGATCGCTGATTGCATCGCCGATTTTGATCGAGAATGAAGTAGCTGGCGTTGTCATGACGATGCATAACGATCCGAACTATTTCTCTTACGACAATTATAAGCTGCTCCAGGTTATTTCCACACATATCGGTCTTGCGGTGACGAATGCTTCGCTGCATGCGGAAGTGCGGCGTATGGTCATTACGGATACGTTAACCGGCCTTCATGCGCGCCATTATTTGAATGAGCAGATTCAAAGCCGCCAGCGGAAAGATACATTAGGTTCACTTATCCTGGTGGATATTGATTATTTCAAACAGGTGAACGATACGTTCGGCCATCAAGTGGGCGACCGGATATTGGTGCAGGTCAGCGAAATTATAAAAGCGAGTATTCGCCAAGGCGATATTGCGGCAAGATGGGCGGGGAAGAGCTGGCCATCTACTTGCCGGGCATCCCGTCGGATCAGGCTTACCGCATTGCGGAACGGATTCGGACCCGTGTTCAAGAAGAGACGCTGCCGGAAGTATCGGTATCTTGCGGCGTATCGGAGTGGACGTTCGAACATGAGAAGATTAGCGTCGAATCTTTGTTTTACCGGGCGGACATGGCCTTATATGAAGCCAAACATAAAGGGAAAAACCAAATCTGCATTCGTACGGGATGATCAAGCGAGCAGGTCGCTTCGATGCCCGTTACGGCCCCAAACGCTGCTGCTGCAGCGTTTTTTTATTAGATATTAG
- a CDS encoding NfeD family protein, whose amino-acid sequence MEALLWGCLIGGALYAIVFVVFGDGISQAIDGMFEFLSWDGHPWAEPTTIVGGITVFGGAGLLLRQYSSLGALAVIVLALVIAAVVSGALFFLYVRPMKNSENSIAYSLREFTGALAEVITPIPEQGYGEVLVKAGAGYTNQIAASFEGKPIPGGARVVVVEVKEDTLYVSELDLGQIQ is encoded by the coding sequence ATGGAGGCGTTATTATGGGGGTGTTTGATTGGCGGCGCGTTATATGCGATTGTGTTCGTCGTATTTGGAGACGGGATCAGCCAAGCAATTGACGGCATGTTTGAGTTTTTATCATGGGACGGCCATCCGTGGGCGGAACCTACCACCATTGTAGGCGGCATTACGGTATTCGGCGGCGCAGGGCTGCTGCTGCGGCAATATTCTTCGCTTGGAGCATTAGCCGTAATCGTTCTGGCGCTTGTCATTGCGGCAGTTGTAAGCGGCGCTCTGTTTTTCCTATATGTCCGGCCGATGAAAAACAGCGAAAACTCCATCGCTTATTCCCTTCGGGAGTTCACGGGCGCTTTGGCCGAAGTCATAACCCCCATACCTGAACAGGGCTACGGCGAAGTGCTGGTTAAGGCTGGGGCGGGATATACGAACCAGATTGCGGCCAGTTTCGAAGGGAAGCCTATTCCCGGCGGTGCCCGGGTTGTCGTAGTTGAAGTAAAAGAGGATACGCTGTATGTTTCGGAGCTGGACTTGGGACAAATTCAATAA
- a CDS encoding flotillin family protein, whose translation MEQYMVVPVIVIGVLVVLALAFWARYKTVSPDEAMIVTGSFLGSKNVAVDETGRRIKIVRGGGAFILPIFQKSEFLSLLSHKLDVSTPEVYTEQGVPVMADGVAIIKIGGVVEDVATAAEQFMGKPVEALKSEAQEVLEGHLRAILGTMTVEEVYRNRDKFAQEVQGVAAKDLKKMGLQIVSFTIKDLRDKHGYLDALGKPRIAAVKRDADIAEAEAIRDSRIQKARAEEEGQKAELLRDTNIAEASKEKEMKVASFKKEQDMARAEADQAYSIHEARAKQSVVEEQMRVEIVRKEREIDIEEKEILRREKQYDAEVKKKADADRYAVIQAAEADKEKRLREADALQYRIEAEARALAEQKKLEGLAIAEAERAKGTAEAEVVRLRGLAEAEAKEKLAEAFGKFGEAAVLDIVVRMLPELAGKVAEPIAAIDKLTVVDTGNGEGAARVSNYVTSLMATAPEMLKSVSGLDVNALIQGLTSKAVSAPARKSSAVLAAPAGAAPSPAAAVPPAPEA comes from the coding sequence ATGGAGCAGTATATGGTTGTACCGGTTATCGTAATAGGGGTGTTGGTTGTACTGGCGCTTGCATTCTGGGCGCGTTACAAGACGGTAAGCCCGGATGAGGCGATGATTGTGACGGGTTCATTTTTAGGCAGCAAAAATGTAGCAGTTGATGAGACAGGCCGACGCATTAAAATTGTGCGGGGCGGCGGCGCATTTATTCTTCCTATTTTCCAAAAATCGGAATTTTTATCGTTATTATCCCATAAATTGGATGTCTCTACGCCTGAAGTTTATACGGAACAAGGTGTTCCGGTTATGGCGGACGGCGTTGCTATCATCAAAATCGGCGGTGTAGTTGAAGACGTAGCGACAGCAGCCGAGCAATTTATGGGCAAGCCGGTTGAAGCGCTGAAAAGCGAAGCGCAGGAAGTGCTGGAAGGCCATCTGCGTGCCATTCTTGGCACGATGACCGTTGAGGAAGTATACCGCAACCGCGACAAGTTTGCACAGGAGGTGCAGGGCGTTGCGGCAAAGGATTTGAAGAAGATGGGGCTGCAGATTGTATCGTTTACAATCAAAGATTTGCGCGACAAACATGGCTATCTGGATGCGCTCGGCAAGCCGAGAATCGCAGCGGTGAAACGGGATGCCGATATCGCGGAAGCGGAAGCGATCCGGGATTCCCGGATCCAGAAGGCTCGCGCGGAGGAAGAAGGGCAAAAAGCCGAGCTGCTGCGTGACACGAATATTGCGGAAGCGTCGAAAGAAAAAGAAATGAAGGTTGCTTCATTTAAGAAAGAGCAGGATATGGCGCGGGCGGAAGCGGACCAGGCGTATTCGATCCATGAAGCGCGGGCGAAGCAAAGCGTGGTCGAAGAACAAATGCGCGTCGAAATTGTCCGCAAGGAACGGGAAATCGACATTGAGGAAAAAGAAATTTTACGCCGCGAGAAGCAATATGATGCAGAAGTGAAGAAGAAGGCCGACGCCGACCGTTATGCCGTTATACAGGCAGCGGAGGCTGATAAGGAGAAACGTCTGCGCGAGGCTGACGCGCTGCAGTACCGGATTGAAGCGGAAGCAAGAGCGCTCGCCGAGCAAAAAAAGCTGGAGGGCCTCGCAATTGCGGAAGCCGAGAGAGCGAAGGGTACCGCAGAAGCGGAGGTTGTCCGGCTGCGCGGCTTGGCGGAAGCGGAAGCGAAAGAAAAGCTCGCCGAAGCGTTCGGCAAATTTGGCGAAGCGGCCGTTCTCGACATCGTTGTGCGGATGCTGCCGGAGCTTGCCGGCAAAGTGGCTGAGCCAATCGCCGCCATTGATAAGCTGACCGTTGTGGATACCGGCAACGGTGAAGGAGCCGCGCGGGTGAGCAATTACGTCACTTCGCTTATGGCGACAGCGCCGGAGATGTTGAAGAGCGTATCCGGGCTTGATGTGAACGCCTTGATTCAAGGGCTGACCAGCAAGGCGGTTTCTGCTCCTGCCCGTAAGTCATCCGCGGTTCTGGCGGCGCCAGCTGGCGCTGCTCCGTCGCCGGCTGCTGCAGTACCGCCTGCGCCGGAAGCTTAA
- a CDS encoding YlaN family protein codes for MSSPEITVQLHDKALRILTDDANKIEKLIEVQMQNLTTRQCPLYEEVLDTQIYGFSREVDFAVRAGLVEEKSGKEMISRLERNLATLYEALNQKE; via the coding sequence ATGTCTTCACCGGAGATTACGGTACAATTGCATGATAAGGCGCTTCGAATCCTTACGGATGACGCGAATAAAATAGAGAAACTGATTGAGGTTCAAATGCAAAATTTGACCACCCGTCAATGTCCGTTGTATGAAGAAGTGTTGGACACTCAAATATACGGCTTCTCACGGGAAGTTGATTTTGCAGTCCGTGCCGGGCTCGTGGAAGAGAAGAGCGGCAAAGAAATGATCAGCAGGCTGGAGCGCAATCTCGCTACGCTTTATGAAGCCTTAAATCAAAAAGAGTAG
- a CDS encoding aminopeptidase: MLDPRLKRLAEVLVNYSTEVKPGENVLIEAFGIDNPLVKALVDEVHKAGGRPYVNIRDHQVIRQLLMDATEEQIRTWAEIDAHQMKQMQAYIGVRGGQNIYELSDVPDDKLKLYNTLYNHHVHSEIRVKKTKWVVLRYPSPSMAQLASTSTDAFEQFYFDVCTMDYAKMDKAMDALVDLMNKTDKVRLVSPGTDLTFSIKDIPAVKCSGKRNIPDGEVYTAPVRDSVNGTISYNTPSPYNGFVFENVKLRFENGKIVEATSNDNERITNVFNTDEGARYVGEFAIGVNPYVQHPMKDILFDEKIDGSIHFTPGQCYDEAYNGNTSGIHWDMVLIQRPEYGGGEIWFDDRLIRKDGKFVIPELEILNPDHLK, from the coding sequence TTGTTAGATCCACGTTTAAAAAGATTAGCCGAAGTACTCGTTAATTACTCTACGGAAGTTAAACCCGGCGAGAATGTCCTGATAGAAGCATTCGGCATCGACAATCCGCTCGTAAAGGCGCTTGTAGACGAAGTTCATAAAGCCGGCGGCCGGCCTTACGTTAACATTCGCGACCATCAAGTGATCCGCCAGCTTCTGATGGATGCAACGGAAGAGCAAATCCGCACATGGGCGGAAATCGACGCGCATCAAATGAAACAAATGCAGGCGTACATAGGCGTTCGCGGCGGCCAAAATATTTACGAGCTTTCGGATGTGCCAGATGACAAGTTGAAGCTGTACAATACGTTGTACAACCACCATGTCCATTCCGAAATCCGCGTGAAGAAAACCAAATGGGTCGTGCTCCGTTACCCAAGCCCTTCGATGGCACAGCTGGCTTCCACCAGCACGGATGCGTTCGAGCAATTTTATTTCGACGTTTGCACGATGGATTATGCCAAAATGGACAAAGCGATGGACGCGCTTGTCGACCTGATGAACAAAACGGACAAAGTCCGTCTCGTCAGCCCGGGAACCGACCTGACGTTCTCGATCAAAGACATTCCGGCTGTAAAATGCTCGGGCAAACGGAACATTCCGGACGGCGAGGTGTACACGGCTCCTGTACGCGACAGCGTAAACGGCACAATCAGCTACAACACGCCAAGCCCGTATAACGGTTTCGTATTCGAAAACGTGAAGCTGCGCTTCGAAAACGGCAAAATCGTCGAAGCCACATCCAACGATAACGAACGGATTACCAATGTGTTTAACACTGATGAAGGCGCACGTTATGTCGGCGAATTTGCTATTGGCGTCAACCCGTACGTCCAGCATCCGATGAAAGATATTTTGTTTGACGAGAAAATCGACGGTTCGATCCACTTCACGCCAGGCCAATGCTACGACGAAGCTTACAACGGCAACACCTCCGGCATTCACTGGGATATGGTGCTGATCCAGCGTCCGGAATACGGCGGCGGCGAAATCTGGTTTGACGACCGCCTGATCCGCAAGGACGGCAAGTTTGTAATTCCGGAGCTTGAAATTTTGAATCCGGATCATTTGAAATAA